The DNA segment ATAAACTAGAGAGCCCatacagcaacagcaaaaataagAGGCCTGAAAAAAATGCCATGTGGGGAAAATTTGAAAGAACTTTCTCTGGAAGAGAAAGGTGGAGAACGTGCATTCAGCCCACTTAAGGTTGCCCATTAGCCCATTAGTGATCAATATCCTGTCTCTGCTGGATAGAGAGTACAGGAAGGAGTTTTCTTAACTTTAAGTAAAGGAGCCTAAGGAAAAACTTAGCCACTCTTTTAAATAGTTTGATATTTGAACAGCCTTAGGGATACTGGAGAACTTCTTGGGAGACATAGTTGAGTAAAAGGTAAACTTTGGTGGAGGATCATCTTTGTCCGTTTGTTTCTTCTTAAGACCAAGGATACAAAACTTGGGTTCGTATGAGccccaggcactgcagctgaaggGTGTTTATGTTGTTCTGCACATCCCAGGATGCAGCTTTTTTTCAGTCAGCCTGTTTCTTACAGGGGTTGTATTTGATTTAAAAGCTTTTACCGATGCATACTTCTACATATTGTCAGCTGATTTGTCACTATACAGAGGAATGTGATCCCGTGTGATTCCTTCTTTCTGAGACTATTTTCATCCCctcaaaaaaatctctgaaatatttttcatgttttacagtGATCTTAATAGCAAGATCCTTTCTCTTGCAGTTGTCAATATTGGTGCATCCAGACAAAAATCAAGATGACGCAGATAGAGCCCAGAAGGCGTTTGAAGGTAATGCTCTCAGCCTTTTTCTGGGCTGGTGTACGGTAGTAGTTGGGCTGCTATTTTTCTGTAGCTTGTTTAAATGCTTATTAGGGGTGGAGGCCCCACTGATAAACAAGAATTGCTGTAGAGATGCTTTAAATGAGGGAGAAGCAGATGTGTGGGGTGGCATTTCAGCAGAGGATTTCGCTAGGTGGCAGTAATTGCATTGTCAGTTTGCAGTGGGTGACAAACACTTCCATGGTGTTTCGAGATTGTTCAAGAAAAACTACTTAATCTACGCATTAGATTTTATTCAAAGACCATACACCTAAAACCATCACATTGCTTCTGTTGTATGCTTTGCATTACGGCGAGGCGTTATGCACCTTAAACTCATGCCCTATAACTGAATCACTTGGTAGGACTGATACTTTCACCCTGCTAACTCCAAAAGGTGTTTGACAGTCTCTGCCATCACTGTAGCCCAAATCTCATTTCACTAATCATCATATCACTTACCTACATGtgttaaaaccaacaaaaaaccaaaacccaaacaaaccgaCTCCCCCCAAATTCTAGAAAGCAAAATTTGTATGGTGAACAAGTAGCAATCTTGTGATGCCTTGTGAATGTGACTACTGGTGCTATTAATGTTGATGCTTTTTGTTAGCTGTCGATAAAGCGTACAAGTTGCTGCTAGATCAGGAGCAAAAGAAGAGGGCCTTGGATGTGATACAGGCAGGAAAAGAATATGTGGAACACACTGTAAGTATTCCATAGGAACGTCCAGGCCTGTGGGTGAGTGGTAAACAGTTGTTTGTAATTTGCTTTTTGGTACATCTGCTGCATGTTTAGGTTGTTAAAAGGTGAGCTGAGCAAACCTCATAATGAAGCTGTGCAGGTGAACAAATGTGCTTTGTCCAAGACTGCTGCTGAGCTCGGTGAAAgataattcagtgaaattcagtacttGAAATAATTAGGTCAGACCACATGATCTgacctaaatattttttttcaagtctgtGAATGAATGATGCAGTTCAGATGTGTGTAGGTGGAAGAAAATAGGTGGTGACAGCAGGAGACTGGGAAGTTTGGGGGAAAATGACCTATAAGATAAGTAAAGGAGATTGGATTGCATTGGCCAAGAAGTTAGTTGAGTGATGTGGGTGGACTAAAACACAACAAGCTTGAGAAAGCAGATGATATGGGAGAACTCAGATACTCTAAATGAAGGAACACTTTATGTTCTGCTTGTTGTTGTTAGTCTTTTGaatattacaaaacaaaataaacttccTGCTTGTTTGGATGGTGTGTATTGGATATGAAtatatcttaaaaacaaacacaaaaggcCCAACAAAGGGATTGTGTTGAATGAATAGTGTCTAACatagtatttttaattactaCAGGTCATGTAATAGTGATCTTGTATGTGTTTATCTGGACCTAGGACCAGGAGGTTTTGGtctaaaataaaacatcattCCAAACCAAGAACTTGCTGTCATCCAAAGTTCTTCCCACACAGCGGAGTAGGAATGCAGAACTGCTTGGATACAATTACGTAAGCCAAATAGAACTCTTTAGgctcttatttttgttcttaatctttaggtaaaagaaaaaaagaaacagttgaaGAAGGATGGAAAACCGCCCACTGTGGAAGAGGATGATCCTGAAGTTGTAAGTCATACCATGTACTGTCCAGAGAAACTGGGGAGTACAAAATGTGTTTTGAGGAATTAAGAGTCAGAACCAGTACGAAAGTATTTATTAGACTTGTTAGAGTGGTGTAAATCCTTGCACTTAAAGAAGAACAAATTCTGATAAGCCACTGTACAGTACCATGTGTTGGGTAATACCTGTGAATATATCATGAGATGATATAGATCAAAGTACCCAATTCTTTGCTTGGAGCAAGTCTTCATGCTTGCGCATCGTGTAGTCTTTTTTGAACTGAATTTCTTGTATCATGAATACTGGAACTGTGGCATTCCTGGTGCCAGCAGAGGTTTGCACAGAATCCACTGCAGCACATCTAAAATGTGCTCTTAGTGGTGTTTTGTAGTAAGAGCTGTTTCAACTGTTTCTTCCATATAGCGCTTGAGGACAGATATGCTGCTGTGCAACAAACCACTTCTATTAAAAAAGGCATGACATAACTTAGTTCTTCTTACCTGGTTTCTAGTCTGCAAAAGTCAAGTGATATTAGAGTCTTTAACAGAATGATAGATGATTATCAAACACTGACATCATTAGTCTTACTGtcgtcacctttttttttttcccctacaacgTGACTTTTTCCTCTTGATATCACCGCAGTAACACCATAACTATCTTATTTTCCATTGATTTTCAGAAGTCTCTTGCTGTTCTTTAATAATGAAGTTTGTTTTAAGTATACCGATAATTTCCTAGTGGAAAGCCAATGCTAGGCTTTTAAAACACATCAAGATGATCTGCTGGAACATTACTATCTAAACAGTGaccattttgccttttttgtcaAATATAACATTGCAAGACTTAACAGAAGAATAAGTGAACAGTTCTGTTTAGGCGCAGCTTCgtgaatacaaataaaaatgaaactaatATGAGGCTAATAAGTAGTTGTTTCCTGGTCAGGTCCAGAATGTAATCAGCAGTGCTGCTTTCTTATGCTGCTGCTACTGACCACTGTTGAGGCAGGATACAGAGTTATTTGGGCCATATGGTTTGCATTCTTTTTATGCTTCTTAAAATAAACTTCTCAAACTGTATTCATGGGCACTGTTTTAAGACTGGACTTGTGTTTTACAGTTCAAACAAGCTGTATACAAACAGACGATGAAGCTCTTTGCTGAACTGGAaattaagaggaaagaaagagaagcgaAAGAAATGCATGAAAGGTATGAGCAGCATGCTGCTTGTGTAGTTCACGCTCTTCTTCCCCCCTTACGCTGCCTTGGAGAAgataaggaatcatagaatcttagaagaGTCtaagttggaacggacctttggagatcacctggtccaatCTCGTGCTGAAAGCAGCGTCTTGGATTATATTAATAAGCATCCTGTCGAGCTGACTTCCAGTGATGTAGATTCCACCACTTCTTTGGGCAGCCCATGGGTTGTACAGCTCTGTGATTGAGAAATGTAAATGGGAAACTTGCCCTCCTGGATTTAAGGCATTGATATATTTGGTATGCTTATATACTCTTATGTGTATACATGGAGGCCAGCCAAAACAGTGAAATGGCAACACATTTCTGCATGTTGTTAGCATgcaaagaatttattttgaaatttaattaAGTGCCAGAAGTACTCTGTGGCACGTGTGATTGTGAACTGTTTTAGGTGTTTTGATGACATGTTGCCTGAGCGCTCACTAACGATGCACTTCGTAGAGCGGCGCTTCTGTACTGGTTGGTGAAGGCAGTCTGGGAGATGTTTGCAGGGCATTACTTTTGATTACAGATGAAAgctagggtgaaaaaaaaattcattcttaCCTTGCATCCTCAAGTGTGCATTAACTTCACAAAATATATACTCTTAACAGTTTTAGAGACTTACCACTAGAGTTATGAAGGAGTccaacttgttttgctgagcAAGAGAAGCCAACTCACTAATTAAGTACGTGCATGCTGTCGGTGGTGCCAAACCATCTTCTCTGCTCGCTGCTCTTCCAGATTTGAAATAAAGTTCTGTTTGCTGTGCGATCTTAGGTGTGCATATGTATCTCTTATGACAAGCACTTTAATATTCCAAGAAATCAGAAGAGCTTTACGAGATGTTTTGAAAGTATTACTGTGTTTCTTTAAAGTAGATGCTTGTGGGCTCATCATTTTTTTGTGGCTTCCCTTCCAGGAAGCGACAGAGGGAAGAGGAAATTGAGGCACAAGAGAAAGCTAAACGAGAGCGAGAATGGCAGAAGAACTTTGAGGTAATCAGCAGCTTAACGTACAGGAAGGCCCTCAGCAGTTCTTGGCCATGCTGTGCGGAATGCCCGTAGAGAGAAGAGAGACTTCTTGTCTGCAGTTGctataaaataatttaagtagACACTTTGTAAAAGATCCTGCATAAGCCTGGGTTTTGTCCTTGTGGGGGGAGAAGAGCCCACCAATGGGGCTTTGGTATCACTTTCCAGAAACAGGTCTGGTAAATTAAGTAAATTAAGGTGTagtatttttcagctgtgttaGCAGTTCATTCTTGTCCTTAGTCAGAAATTTGAATTGCTGCTTAGCCCGGGTCACTGGTGACCAGTAAAACTTAATCTGGCCACTGTTCAACCCCTAGTGCGGACTGCTATTGGTACTTTTCAGCCTGGTTGCTAACATATATGGAGTCCATATCTCCTGTGAATGTTAGACACCTGAATGACGGTCAGTTCCCTTCGACCCATCCACCCTGTATTCTGGGTTTAGGTGTATCAAAAGTAGTTTTGTGGTGGTTGTGCTGCTGTTCTAGGGGTCAAACATACAGCCTGCCAAAATACTTGATCAAGCCTGTAACTCTTCCCTCATTACACACCAGAGGTGAAGTCTTGTGATatatgggggcgggggggaaagaagTCAGGAATGGTGTACGGGACCTCATGAAAAGATGAGCTAGACTGTTCATTTAATCTAAAGCTGGATCCCAGTCTATGTTCAAGAGGACCTTAAAAAAGGGGATTTCTGGGAGAGAAGTGTATGAGCTGGACTGGTATCCTGTGGAAAGTGGACAACTAGGCTGTTTCTGGAGACTCAGCTGGGAAGAGTTCGTGTTCATGTGCTATATAACATGGATATTAAAAGCTGCGCATTCTGGAAAACTTGTAATGCTGCTGTGTTGAGTGCAGTATGGGTTTTGTCAGGTAATGCCAGAGAGATAAATGAGTATGTCACTGGCCTTGCTGCTGGCAGAAGTTCTATGTTCTCCCTCCAGAATGGCCACAGAAGTTGGGTGTCACTGCTGTAGGGATGCAGTGAAGCAGCTGAGGATGTGAAGGATAGCAGCTGAGGAAATGTGAGCAAGTATTACAAGCAAATAATGATGGACCAAACAGGGGAGCTGCAGAACTGTTGATATTGCAGCTCTGAGTACGTGCATGTACTTAACCATTCCTAGGCAGCTGAACCCTCTTGCAGGTTTCTTCTCCAGCCCTGCTGGTGGCCATTTAATCCATGTAAAAAGACAGTATCAAAGCTAGGTGTTAATGTCTGAAATGGATCGCTGCACTACACAAGAAGCTTATTTCGGCTAGTGATCACCACTGAGAGAGGGTGACTGGGGACAAAATAACATATGAATTCTGGGCTGCTTCTGTATGTACTAATTCAGTGGCTGCCTTTAAAATATATCCAAAAGGACCATGTGTGTTGCTGTTTCTAATGATACTTAAacataagggaaaaaaccccTAAGTTGATATTCTGCACTTGTGGTTCTGTCtcagtttcaaaaaaaacctcaaacaaacccaacacaaaaatcCCAACTTTTAAAGATGCTTGTATTGTACCTCTGTGTTGCTCTTCTGGGCTTTCCTACTCCTGGTGATTCCAATCCTTGTCTGCATACAGCATCCTAGTTCTGATCCTGTCTCTGTACCCTAAAACCTGTAGGTTTTGTCCCTTGTGCATGTTCTGCAGTATTTCTGAATCCTCATAGGAGTATCTGTGTCATCCAAGGGTTGCCTGCTGTTTCTAGAAGCTATTCATAGGCTGCTTTCAGAGCTCAGTTATATCTTGATGTATTTTAGAAGGGGCA comes from the Numenius arquata chromosome 21, bNumArq3.hap1.1, whole genome shotgun sequence genome and includes:
- the DNAJC8 gene encoding dnaJ homolog subfamily C member 8, yielding MAAAGEPGAGGAAEEAFLTFYNEVKQIEKRDSVLTSKNQIDRLTRPGSSYFNLNPFEVLQMDPEATDEEIKKRFRQLSILVHPDKNQDDADRAQKAFEAVDKAYKLLLDQEQKKRALDVIQAGKEYVEHTVKEKKKQLKKDGKPPTVEEDDPEVFKQAVYKQTMKLFAELEIKRKEREAKEMHERKRQREEEIEAQEKAKREREWQKNFEESRDGRVDSWRNFQANTKGKKEKKNRTFLRPPKVKMEQRE